The following is a genomic window from Sulfuricurvum sp..
ATACCCGCGTAGGTGGGAATGACGAAAGAAAAGAAACTCTTAGAAGTTAAGAGTCAAGTATGCTTGAACAGTGTTAGCACGTTTCAAACCATCGTGTTTTTCATTGATATAAGCAGCTGTTACATCCAATGGTCCAAATGATTTAGTTGCAGTAACTGCAAGCTCATTCATATCTCCTGCGTTAGCAGCAGCTCCATTGCTCACATTTGTATAGTATGCACCAAATTTAGCAAGATTTTTTGCATCGTACTCAGCTGTAAGATTCATTGATGTTGCATCCGGAGCTCCTACATAACCGTAATCCCACCATGCTTCTGTGTACAATTTAGATTGAGCAGCAGCAAGGTTATCAGTTGCAACGTTAGCAACTTTCAAAGTACCGTCTTTATCTGTTGAAGAGTATGCAGCTGATACTTTAAGCGCATCGATACCGTATCCAACTTTAAGTGCGTACGCTTTTGAATCTTTAACACCTTCTAAAACACCTTTAGGTGCCATATCAGCATATTGTAGACCAATTGTCAAACCTGGAACCAAACGGCAGTTAATATCACCTTGCAACCAGTAAGCATTAGCAACGTTAACAACGTTATAATACCATGCTTGTGCTGTAAGCGGTTTGAAAGAGTTATTTACCGCTGCGAATGCATACGCACCACCGTTCATAAATGTATTAAATTTACCAGCTGTACCTACAACATTATCACCAATTGGTGTATGATTGATTGTACCTTTATTTTGGACGCCTGCAGTATTTGGATCTAAATCACGACCAAGTGGATTTACACCATTTCCTTTTCCAACCCATGCACCTACCAAAGTAGTGTCCGGAAGATCTTGGTTAATAACAAGTGCTGCATCAAATGTATTTGGAACGATTGACCATTTTTCAGAGAATGCTAAAGGTGAATCAATCTCCATACGCCCTAGTTTTACAGTAGTTTTAGCTACAGTAGCTGCTACCCATGCTTCGCCCATCCATGATGCATCATCAACTTGAAGTCCATTAGTACCAAGTGGATCAAATGAAGCACCATTTCCTGTAGCTACACCGTGTGCACCTGTCCATGTATTTGAAACAAGGTTGTTTTCAAGTCCAAGAGTACTTACTGCATACCCAGTTACACCAAATGATACACCTTTAAGCAAATCACCCGTTGCACCGATACGAAGTGCTGTATCAGCTGCACTTGCATCTTTGTCAAATAGATCCAAGTTTGCTCCACGATCACTTGTAGTATAGAAAAGTTTAGCGTCACCGCTAACTTTTACATTATCCAACGCGAACGCACTCGTACCGAGCAACACTGCTGCTGCAAGAGACATTTTAACTAATTTCATTGATTCTCCTTAAATAAAGCTTGACTTTGGGGTTTACCCAAGAATTGTTTCGTCGGAGTTAATTGTAACGCTCGAAATCTTAAACTATGCTGTTATTTGCTAAATATATTTACTATTGGTTTACTGCGTGTAAACTCCCTACTTTAGGGAATATTATAATCTTATCACATTATAGTGTTTACTATTTCTAGCTAAACAAATCCCCTCTTCTTTATGGTATAGTATGTTTTCTCTGATTTATGCTTTGTATAATTTATTAAAAAGGAAAACCATAATTATGGATAAAAAGCAGCTATTTCTCGCTTCAGCTACAACCATCTTACTATTAAGTGGCTGTACTGCTATAACCCCTACTCAAAACAACACTTTAAATACCGTATCTCCCAGTGTAACCGCTGAATCTGAGGGTGGGATAATGCAACGCTCGCTGGATAAATGGCTCAAAGAGGAGTGGTCACCAATGACATCATCTCCGTCCAATATCCCAACAAAAACACCAGCGGATACAAATGCATCTTCATCATCTACTAGTGTTACCACAGCCACTCAACCTACTGCTGAAGAGCGCTTTACGTTACAAGAATATCTCGATAAGTGGAAAAAATATCGTGAAAATAAATCAAAAATAGAAGAGACTCAGCCAAAAGAGCCTTCTCATGTGGATAGTATGAAAAAGTTGCCAGTGATAGGGAAGTAACTATTAGTAACGTTTGCGTCATTCCCGCCTACGCGGGAATGACGAGATACTATTCGCGATTTTCCCATACCATAACGGTTTTACCCTCGCTATTTTTTTCTACTGCAGGCATTCCCATAATATTGTATCCCGCATCCACATAATGAACTTCGCCACTCACGCCGCTAGAGAGATCACTTAAAAGATAAAGGGCTGAGTTTCCAACCTCTTGAATAGAGACATTTTTACGTAACGGAGCGTTACATTCATTCCAATTGAGGATTTGTCTAAAATCACCGATACCGCTAGCCGCTAATGTTTTGATCGGTCCTGCACTGATTGCATTTACCCGTTGACCTTTTGAAGCGCCGAGTTCAACTGCCATATAACGGACACTTGATTCTAGTGCCGCTTTCGCAACTCCCATAACATTATAGTTCGGGATATATTTTGGTCCACCGAGGTAGCTAAGGGTGATAATCGATGCACCTTGCGCCAAGACCGG
Proteins encoded in this region:
- a CDS encoding porin; translation: MSLAAAVLLGTSAFALDNVKVSGDAKLFYTTSDRGANLDLFDKDASAADTALRIGATGDLLKGVSFGVTGYAVSTLGLENNLVSNTWTGAHGVATGNGASFDPLGTNGLQVDDASWMGEAWVAATVAKTTVKLGRMEIDSPLAFSEKWSIVPNTFDAALVINQDLPDTTLVGAWVGKGNGVNPLGRDLDPNTAGVQNKGTINHTPIGDNVVGTAGKFNTFMNGGAYAFAAVNNSFKPLTAQAWYYNVVNVANAYWLQGDINCRLVPGLTIGLQYADMAPKGVLEGVKDSKAYALKVGYGIDALKVSAAYSSTDKDGTLKVANVATDNLAAAQSKLYTEAWWDYGYVGAPDATSMNLTAEYDAKNLAKFGAYYTNVSNGAAANAGDMNELAVTATKSFGPLDVTAAYINEKHDGLKRANTVQAYLTLNF
- the fabI gene encoding enoyl-ACP reductase FabI, with amino-acid sequence MLMQGKKGLIVGLANDKSIAYGIAEALHAHGAKMAFSYPNEAMQKRVEPIAAAFDNSPVYKLDVSNEADMSAIAELVARDFGEIDFLVHSVAFAPKEALTEGFMKTSKEAFQIAMDVSVYSLIDLTNRLEPVLAQGASIITLSYLGGPKYIPNYNVMGVAKAALESSVRYMAVELGASKGQRVNAISAGPIKTLAASGIGDFRQILNWNECNAPLRKNVSIQEVGNSALYLLSDLSSGVSGEVHYVDAGYNIMGMPAVEKNSEGKTVMVWENRE